A single window of Canis lupus familiaris isolate Mischka breed German Shepherd chromosome 7, alternate assembly UU_Cfam_GSD_1.0, whole genome shotgun sequence DNA harbors:
- the LOC100682872 gene encoding alpha-1,6-mannosyl-glycoprotein 4-beta-N-acetylglucosaminyltransferase-like isoform X1 has translation MKDFLWIFITATVMMFSILFFIRENPFDTTSFLSFEEREMVAWQRARMQIHPGRTNPLETFKNMQKNSELLKNINSHILIGAPPMKKKLLTIGISSVQHPHGSSLLDTLQSLFFASSSSERKHFIVVVHLADPDPKWLGQMISNISTLFKLYIQAGQLVVINTPLTSYLLLNNLKKNFNDIPAHVAFYSKQKMDYAFLMNFATNHSDYFLMIADDVKCAPGFVTQIATIVSAWENRLWMTLNFSQLGFIGKLFHTRDLPRLVQFLLLFCQEMPCDYLLSNFYDLLIQQTPIQFFPSLFQPMGNYSFEGKFKSLKDKEFEENDPSSPSNPAASIYTNLKVANISVLVNAYSLDKNFFYAKSAEAGNHLTVVLDVPARVSRVQVLTGSHLKGKNHLEEGQVELGYDATNRVHDCDDYILLGLLENGTLNKQVLSTESGKKDLPYQILPLGQEHRLLETTGTVLVPKPYFPQNAPSQRVTTARVLARPILVRWGTPLTGDTSSRTLRQSV, from the exons ATGAAAGACTTCCTATGGATATTCATCACTGCAACAGTAATGATGTTCTCAATTCTCTTTTTCATCAGAGAAAATCCCTTTGATACTACAAGTTTCCTATCTTTC gaggaaagggagatggTAGCTTGGCAGAGAGCCCGGATGCAGATCCACCCCGGTAGAACCAACCCCTTGGAAACCTtcaaaaatatgcagaaaaactCAGAACTGCTCAAAAATATAAACTCCCATATCTTGATTGGAGCTCCTCCTATGAAAAAAA AACTGCTGACCATAGGGATTTCCTCAGTTCAACATCCCCATGGCAGCTCCCTCTTGGACACCCTGCAATCTCTCTTCTTTGCTTCCTCCTCATCTGAGCGGAAACACTTCATTGTCGTAGTACACCTGGCAGATCCTGACCCCAAGTGGCTTGGTCAAATGATCTCCAACATCTCAACCTTATTTAAACTGTATATCCAGGCAGGACAGCTAGTAGTGATCAATACACCTCTTACAAGCTATCTTCTCTTAAACaacttaaagaaaaactttaatgACATCCCAGCCCATGTAGCCTTCTACTCCAAGCAGAAAATGGATTATGCCTTCCTCATGAACTTTGCTACCAACCACTCTGACTATTTCCTGATGATCGCAGATGATGTGAAATGTGCTCCAGGATTTGTCACCCAGATAGCTACTATAGTGTCTGCCTGGGAAAACAGACTTTGGATGACTCTGAACTTCTCTCAGCTCGGCTTCATTGGAAAACTCTTTCATACTAGAGACCTTCCCCGTTTAGTTcaattccttctcctcttctgccAAGAAATGCCCTGTGACTACCTCCTCTCTAATTTTTATGACCTTCTCATACAACAAACACCAATCCagttcttcccttccctttttcagCCCATGGGTAATTACTCCTTTGAGGGAAAATTCAAGAGCCTCAAAGATAAAGAGTTTGAGGAAAATGACCCTAGTTCTCCCAGCAACCCTGCTGCTTCCATCTACACTAACCTGAAAGTTGCCAATATCTCTGTTCTCGTGAATGCCTATAGCTTAGATAAGAATTTCTTTTATGCCAAATCGGCTGAGGCTGGCAATCATCTGACTGTGGTTTTGGATGTACCTGCCAGAGTATCCCGAGTTCAAGTGCTGACTGGCTCTCACCTAAAAGGCAAGAATCACCTGGAAGAGGGACAAGTAGAACTGGGCTATGATGCTACTAATAGAGTCCATGACTGTGATGACTATATTCTCCTGGGGCTACTGGAAAATGGCACCCTGAATAAGCAGGTGTTATCTACTGAGTCTGGAAAGAAG GATCTACCATACCAAATTCTTCCCCTGGGGCAAGAACACAGACTTCTAGAGACAACAGGAACAG TGTTGGTGCCAAAGCCATACTTCCCACAGAATGCTCCCAGCCAGCGAGTGACTACAGCAAGGGTACTAGCAAGGCCCATCCTGGTAAGATGGGGGACTCCTCTAACAGGTGACACTAGCTCAAGGACTCTCCGTCAGTCTGTTTGA
- the LOC100682872 gene encoding alpha-1,6-mannosyl-glycoprotein 4-beta-N-acetylglucosaminyltransferase-like isoform X2 has translation MKDFLWIFITATVMMFSILFFIRENPFDTTSFLSFEEREMVAWQRARMQIHPGRTNPLETFKNMQKNSELLKNINSHILIGAPPMKKKLLTIGISSVQHPHGSSLLDTLQSLFFASSSSERKHFIVVVHLADPDPKWLGQMISNISTLFKLYIQAGQLVVINTPLTSYLLLNNLKKNFNDIPAHVAFYSKQKMDYAFLMNFATNHSDYFLMIADDVKCAPGFVTQIATIVSAWENRLWMTLNFSQLGFIGKLFHTRDLPRLVQFLLLFCQEMPCDYLLSNFYDLLIQQTPIQFFPSLFQPMGNYSFEGKFKSLKDKEFEENDPSSPSNPAASIYTNLKVANISVLVNAYSLDKNFFYAKSAEAGNHLTVVLDVPARVSRVQVLTGSHLKGKNHLEEGQVELGYDATNRVHDCDDYILLGLLENGTLNKQVLSTESGKKDLPYQILPLGQEHRLLETTGTGKI, from the exons ATGAAAGACTTCCTATGGATATTCATCACTGCAACAGTAATGATGTTCTCAATTCTCTTTTTCATCAGAGAAAATCCCTTTGATACTACAAGTTTCCTATCTTTC gaggaaagggagatggTAGCTTGGCAGAGAGCCCGGATGCAGATCCACCCCGGTAGAACCAACCCCTTGGAAACCTtcaaaaatatgcagaaaaactCAGAACTGCTCAAAAATATAAACTCCCATATCTTGATTGGAGCTCCTCCTATGAAAAAAA AACTGCTGACCATAGGGATTTCCTCAGTTCAACATCCCCATGGCAGCTCCCTCTTGGACACCCTGCAATCTCTCTTCTTTGCTTCCTCCTCATCTGAGCGGAAACACTTCATTGTCGTAGTACACCTGGCAGATCCTGACCCCAAGTGGCTTGGTCAAATGATCTCCAACATCTCAACCTTATTTAAACTGTATATCCAGGCAGGACAGCTAGTAGTGATCAATACACCTCTTACAAGCTATCTTCTCTTAAACaacttaaagaaaaactttaatgACATCCCAGCCCATGTAGCCTTCTACTCCAAGCAGAAAATGGATTATGCCTTCCTCATGAACTTTGCTACCAACCACTCTGACTATTTCCTGATGATCGCAGATGATGTGAAATGTGCTCCAGGATTTGTCACCCAGATAGCTACTATAGTGTCTGCCTGGGAAAACAGACTTTGGATGACTCTGAACTTCTCTCAGCTCGGCTTCATTGGAAAACTCTTTCATACTAGAGACCTTCCCCGTTTAGTTcaattccttctcctcttctgccAAGAAATGCCCTGTGACTACCTCCTCTCTAATTTTTATGACCTTCTCATACAACAAACACCAATCCagttcttcccttccctttttcagCCCATGGGTAATTACTCCTTTGAGGGAAAATTCAAGAGCCTCAAAGATAAAGAGTTTGAGGAAAATGACCCTAGTTCTCCCAGCAACCCTGCTGCTTCCATCTACACTAACCTGAAAGTTGCCAATATCTCTGTTCTCGTGAATGCCTATAGCTTAGATAAGAATTTCTTTTATGCCAAATCGGCTGAGGCTGGCAATCATCTGACTGTGGTTTTGGATGTACCTGCCAGAGTATCCCGAGTTCAAGTGCTGACTGGCTCTCACCTAAAAGGCAAGAATCACCTGGAAGAGGGACAAGTAGAACTGGGCTATGATGCTACTAATAGAGTCCATGACTGTGATGACTATATTCTCCTGGGGCTACTGGAAAATGGCACCCTGAATAAGCAGGTGTTATCTACTGAGTCTGGAAAGAAG GATCTACCATACCAAATTCTTCCCCTGGGGCAAGAACACAGACTTCTAGAGACAACAGGAACAG GAAAAATCTGA